Proteins encoded in a region of the Chryseobacterium piperi genome:
- a CDS encoding YdeI/OmpD-associated family protein, whose amino-acid sequence MEAHFFKSPQEFREWLENNHSTEKELIVGFYKVGSKKPSMTWPESVDQALCFGWIDGVRRSIDEESYSNRFTPRKSTSIWSTINIKKVEELTKAGLMKPAGLKAFELRKEEKSAIYSHEKEPAKLDPVYEKQFKANKKAWEFFNSQAPSYQKVMLHWIMSAKQEKTRQSRLEKTIRESELLKRVM is encoded by the coding sequence ATGGAAGCACACTTTTTCAAATCACCACAAGAGTTCCGGGAATGGTTAGAGAACAATCATTCAACAGAGAAAGAACTGATTGTCGGATTCTATAAAGTAGGAAGCAAAAAGCCTTCGATGACCTGGCCAGAGTCAGTGGATCAGGCTTTATGTTTTGGCTGGATCGACGGTGTAAGAAGATCGATTGATGAAGAAAGCTACAGCAACCGTTTTACCCCCAGAAAGTCAACAAGCATATGGAGTACCATCAATATCAAGAAAGTAGAAGAATTAACCAAAGCTGGGCTAATGAAGCCAGCCGGCCTTAAAGCATTTGAATTAAGAAAAGAAGAAAAATCGGCAATATATTCTCATGAAAAAGAACCTGCCAAGCTGGATCCTGTTTATGAAAAACAGTTTAAAGCCAATAAAAAGGCATGGGAATTTTTTAATAGTCAGGCTCCTTCTTATCAGAAAGTGATGCTTCATTGGATTATGAGTGCAAAACAGGAAAAAACCAGACAATCAAGATTGGAAAAAACCATCAGAGAAAGCGAGCTTCTAAAACGAGTAATGTAG
- a CDS encoding cysteine hydrolase family protein gives MQNSNETALLVMDLQSSILQNLEDSTSLVNNVAQAIAKARTEKIPVIYVIVSFRPGAPEISESNKSFSRFNNKEMWTTEFLKQWEEIHPDVVPEEGEIVITKRRFSAFTGSDLEVVLRGQGIQHLVLTGISTSGVVLSTLREAADKDYQLTVIEDCCADRDAEVHQVLTTKVFPTQAKVIALNSWMS, from the coding sequence ATGCAAAATTCAAACGAAACAGCTTTGTTGGTAATGGATTTACAAAGTTCCATATTGCAGAATCTGGAAGACTCTACAAGCTTGGTAAATAATGTAGCTCAGGCCATTGCGAAAGCAAGAACAGAAAAAATTCCGGTGATCTATGTTATTGTTTCCTTCAGACCGGGAGCTCCGGAGATCAGTGAGTCTAATAAAAGTTTTTCAAGATTCAATAACAAAGAAATGTGGACTACTGAGTTTTTAAAGCAATGGGAAGAGATTCACCCGGATGTAGTACCTGAAGAAGGAGAAATCGTGATAACCAAACGCCGGTTCAGTGCTTTCACAGGCAGTGATCTCGAAGTAGTTTTGCGGGGGCAGGGAATCCAGCATCTGGTTCTTACCGGGATCAGTACTTCCGGAGTAGTATTGTCTACGTTGCGGGAAGCAGCTGATAAAGATTATCAATTGACGGTAATCGAAGATTGCTGTGCAGATCGGGATGCTGAAGTTCATCAGGTTTTAACAACCAAAGTATTTCCAACCCAGGCCAAAGTTATAGCTCTTAACAGCTGGATGAGTTGA
- a CDS encoding MFS transporter — translation MSISNVSTFRAFRSDNFKYYFAGRSISQFGTWMQRTAIVWLVYSLTHSSFMLGVTVFAEQFPAFLFSFIGGIAADRYNRSTIIRWTQIAAVVQTSLLAVLFLTNHIVIWQILGLSVVLGIINAFDVPARQTMVGQVVMEEGDVPSALSLSAAMSSVSKVLGPAVAGFVLEHWNVGFCFVLNAIGFMAVIGCFAMMKLPPYEKRVTDKKVALEFKEGIVYLKNEPRIGLVILMLCLIGLFVLPYDTLIPEVAKMTFKGGAATFGYISGFIGLGAVSGTILLASLKRNDNLRFYLIMSTIILGIGLIFFSQTSNFYWAMLFVMFTGFGSVMQFTTCNIIVQSEAAAHMKGRAISILLTAIFGMLPLGSLLTGYASEHIGSSNTLLIQGILAILIGIAFYRIFNAYKKKATSSKPEEAISNKI, via the coding sequence ATGAGTATAAGTAACGTAAGTACATTCAGAGCTTTCAGAAGTGATAATTTCAAATATTATTTTGCAGGACGGTCTATATCGCAATTTGGAACCTGGATGCAGAGAACTGCTATTGTGTGGTTGGTGTATTCACTTACCCATTCCTCCTTTATGCTGGGAGTTACAGTTTTTGCTGAGCAATTTCCGGCCTTTTTATTTTCATTCATTGGAGGGATTGCAGCAGACCGGTATAATCGGAGTACGATTATCCGTTGGACCCAGATTGCTGCGGTGGTACAAACATCATTATTAGCCGTTTTATTCTTAACCAATCATATTGTCATTTGGCAGATACTGGGCCTAAGTGTGGTATTAGGAATTATCAATGCGTTTGACGTTCCAGCGAGACAAACTATGGTGGGACAAGTGGTGATGGAAGAAGGAGATGTTCCAAGTGCTCTTTCATTAAGTGCCGCAATGTCGAGTGTTAGTAAAGTTCTGGGACCGGCAGTAGCTGGTTTTGTATTGGAACACTGGAATGTAGGATTTTGTTTTGTACTTAATGCGATTGGATTTATGGCAGTAATTGGTTGCTTTGCCATGATGAAGCTTCCTCCTTATGAAAAGCGGGTAACAGACAAAAAGGTAGCTTTAGAATTTAAAGAGGGGATTGTTTATCTTAAAAATGAGCCCAGAATAGGGTTGGTTATTCTAATGCTATGCTTAATCGGTTTATTTGTTTTGCCTTATGATACATTAATTCCGGAAGTTGCAAAAATGACATTTAAAGGAGGTGCAGCAACTTTTGGATATATATCGGGATTTATAGGGCTGGGTGCAGTATCGGGGACTATATTGCTGGCATCCCTGAAAAGAAATGATAACCTTCGTTTCTATTTGATTATGAGTACCATCATATTAGGAATTGGGCTGATCTTTTTTTCACAGACCAGTAATTTCTATTGGGCAATGCTGTTTGTAATGTTTACAGGATTTGGGAGTGTTATGCAGTTTACTACTTGTAATATTATCGTTCAGTCTGAGGCTGCAGCTCATATGAAAGGACGAGCAATCAGTATTTTGTTGACTGCTATTTTTGGGATGCTACCGCTAGGAAGTTTACTTACGGGTTATGCATCTGAACATATCGGAAGCAGTAATACCCTTTTAATTCAAGGGATACTGGCTATTCTTATAGGAATAGCTTTTTACAGGATATTTAATGCTTATAAGAAAAAGGCTACTTCATCCAAACCGGAGGAAGCAATCAGTAATAAAATATAA
- a CDS encoding TetR/AcrR family transcriptional regulator: MISNISPSLSQEEILKSQILLTAQELYQRYGIKKVTMDDVAKAVGKTRSALYYYFKNRDELFEAVMISLVDEVINELQEIIYQEEDLEKRIQAFCFAKIKGSEKTRSFITAIEARMDSEERSKYSDIMWNIHQRMMHSETTLLKKVIRDSVITGKISETDPNTVDTLLFVLLSSIRGIRRESVIETYSNQWEKGAVMLTEMVLEKIKS; the protein is encoded by the coding sequence ATGATTAGTAATATAAGCCCATCCCTTTCACAGGAAGAAATCTTAAAAAGCCAGATTTTGCTGACTGCACAGGAATTGTATCAACGTTACGGAATTAAAAAAGTGACGATGGATGATGTTGCCAAAGCAGTGGGGAAAACCAGAAGCGCTTTATATTATTATTTTAAAAACAGAGACGAACTTTTTGAAGCGGTAATGATTTCCCTTGTAGATGAAGTGATTAATGAATTACAAGAGATTATTTATCAAGAAGAAGACTTAGAGAAGAGGATTCAGGCTTTTTGTTTTGCAAAGATCAAAGGTTCTGAAAAAACCAGAAGCTTTATTACGGCCATTGAAGCGAGGATGGATAGTGAAGAACGTTCTAAATATTCTGATATCATGTGGAATATTCATCAAAGAATGATGCATTCGGAAACCACCTTGCTAAAAAAGGTTATTCGTGACTCTGTGATTACAGGAAAAATTTCAGAGACGGATCCCAATACCGTAGATACTTTATTATTTGTACTATTAAGTAGTATTCGGGGGATTCGACGAGAGTCGGTTATTGAAACTTATAGCAATCAATGGGAAAAAGGTGCTGTAATGCTGACGGAAATGGTTCTGGAAAAAATTAAAAGTTAA
- the polA gene encoding DNA polymerase I, which translates to MDATQDKRLFLIDAYAMIFRGYYALIRNPRLTSKGLDTSAIFGFTNSLIELIRRERPTHLAVVFDVGQASVRTDDFADYKANRSETPEAIKVAIPYIHRILKAMHVPCLGVEGYEADDVIGTIACKAEKEGYMTFMVTPDKDFAQLVTDKIKIYKPGLKGGDIEILGVDEVKAKYEIEDPKQVIDFLAMMGDAVDNIPGLEGVGEKTAMKFLKEYGSIENLLANTHQLKGKLKEKVEASAERGILSKKLATIICDAPIEFHQEQYDLETPDFEKVKEVFDEIEFRRLYENLYRAFAPKETIVVSEVEVTKTSKGTEVKGQVTQLDLFSTYEELDQATSTKSTIEHNEHLYQFVDNPKAQKMLVNNLLKQRAVCFDTETTSLNELEAELVGMSFSYKKGLAYYVPLSEDQGEVLQTLEIFRPFFEKEDLLKIAHNLKFDYKILKQYDITVKGAMFDTMIAHYLLNPDGRHGMDYLSEVYLNYKPVSIETIIGKKGKNQGTFRDADLRTQTDYAAEDADVTFQLYELFAPQLKKEKLEDLFFNIEMPLMVVLAKMELSGISLDEKWLAQESIDLENDLRQLESKIFELSGEEFNMNSPKQLGEILFEKMQLDPKAKKTKTGQYATSEDVLQKLSSKHEIIKHILEYRTYQKLKSTYVDALPSQIDKDERVHTNFSQTTAATGRLTSVNPNLQNIPIRTLRGQQIRGAFVSGEGKKIISADYSQIELRLIAEISGEENMIKAFQNGEDIHASTAAKLFKIPLEEVSKTQRGQAKTVNFGIIYGQGAFALAEQTGLSRTEAKQMIEAYFETYPKLKEYMAEQVSKARELGYVETILGRKRHLKDINSNNFVVRGHAERNAVNAPVQGSAADVVKMAMIKIDQQLEEQNLQTKMLLQVHDELVFEAPIEEIEAASKLIKTEMESAIETQVPLLVEVGVGNNWLEAH; encoded by the coding sequence ATGGACGCAACTCAAGATAAAAGGTTATTTCTCATCGATGCTTATGCGATGATTTTCAGAGGATATTACGCATTGATCAGAAATCCGAGGCTTACCAGTAAAGGATTAGACACTTCTGCTATTTTTGGTTTTACAAACTCATTGATCGAATTGATCAGGAGAGAAAGACCGACGCATTTAGCCGTAGTTTTTGATGTGGGGCAAGCAAGTGTGAGAACAGATGATTTTGCAGATTATAAAGCGAACAGAAGCGAAACACCCGAAGCGATTAAAGTAGCGATTCCATATATTCACAGGATTTTAAAGGCAATGCATGTTCCTTGTTTAGGAGTAGAAGGGTACGAGGCAGATGATGTAATCGGAACAATTGCGTGTAAAGCTGAAAAAGAAGGCTATATGACTTTTATGGTGACCCCTGATAAAGATTTTGCCCAGCTGGTTACTGATAAAATTAAAATTTATAAGCCGGGATTGAAAGGTGGAGATATAGAAATTCTGGGCGTGGATGAAGTAAAGGCAAAATATGAAATTGAAGATCCTAAGCAGGTAATTGATTTCCTGGCTATGATGGGAGACGCTGTAGATAATATCCCCGGACTGGAAGGAGTTGGAGAAAAAACGGCCATGAAATTCCTTAAAGAATATGGAAGTATTGAAAACCTTCTGGCCAATACCCATCAGCTAAAAGGAAAACTGAAAGAAAAAGTAGAAGCTTCGGCAGAAAGAGGTATTTTATCTAAAAAGCTGGCGACTATTATTTGTGATGCTCCTATCGAATTCCACCAGGAACAATATGATCTGGAAACTCCGGATTTTGAAAAAGTAAAAGAAGTTTTTGACGAAATAGAGTTCAGAAGACTATACGAAAATCTGTATCGTGCCTTTGCACCTAAAGAAACTATTGTCGTAAGTGAAGTGGAGGTAACCAAGACTTCAAAAGGAACAGAAGTAAAAGGACAAGTAACCCAGTTGGATTTATTTTCAACCTATGAAGAGCTGGATCAAGCCACCTCTACCAAATCTACGATTGAACATAATGAACATCTGTACCAATTTGTAGATAACCCGAAGGCTCAGAAAATGCTGGTTAATAACTTGCTGAAACAAAGGGCTGTATGCTTTGATACAGAGACTACCTCTTTGAATGAGCTGGAAGCAGAATTGGTAGGAATGAGCTTTTCTTATAAAAAAGGGCTGGCATATTATGTTCCTTTATCCGAAGATCAGGGTGAGGTATTGCAGACCCTTGAAATTTTCAGACCGTTTTTTGAAAAAGAAGACCTGTTGAAAATTGCCCACAACCTTAAATTCGATTATAAAATTTTAAAGCAATATGACATCACCGTAAAAGGAGCGATGTTTGATACCATGATTGCCCACTATCTTCTGAATCCTGATGGAAGACATGGGATGGATTATCTTTCAGAAGTTTATCTGAATTATAAACCGGTTTCTATTGAAACTATCATTGGCAAAAAAGGAAAAAATCAGGGAACTTTCAGGGATGCGGATCTGAGAACGCAGACAGACTATGCTGCCGAAGATGCTGATGTAACGTTTCAGTTATATGAGCTGTTTGCTCCACAACTAAAGAAAGAAAAATTAGAAGACCTGTTCTTTAACATAGAAATGCCTTTGATGGTCGTTTTAGCAAAAATGGAACTGTCGGGAATTTCTCTGGATGAAAAATGGCTGGCTCAGGAAAGCATTGATCTGGAAAATGATTTGAGACAATTAGAATCCAAGATCTTTGAACTTTCAGGAGAGGAATTCAATATGAATTCTCCGAAACAGTTGGGAGAAATCCTGTTCGAAAAAATGCAACTTGATCCTAAGGCTAAAAAGACAAAAACAGGACAATATGCAACTTCAGAAGACGTATTGCAGAAACTGTCCTCGAAACATGAGATTATTAAACATATCCTTGAATACAGAACGTATCAGAAATTAAAATCAACCTATGTAGATGCTTTACCGTCTCAGATTGATAAAGATGAACGTGTGCATACCAATTTCTCTCAGACAACGGCAGCAACCGGTCGTTTAACAAGTGTAAACCCGAACTTACAGAATATTCCGATCAGAACATTGAGAGGGCAACAGATTCGTGGAGCATTTGTTTCAGGAGAAGGGAAGAAGATTATTTCTGCCGATTATTCACAGATTGAACTTCGTTTAATTGCGGAAATTTCAGGAGAAGAAAACATGATCAAGGCATTCCAGAACGGAGAAGATATTCACGCTTCTACTGCCGCTAAACTGTTTAAAATTCCTTTAGAGGAAGTTTCCAAAACCCAGAGAGGCCAGGCTAAGACCGTTAATTTTGGTATCATCTATGGGCAGGGTGCTTTTGCTTTGGCAGAGCAAACCGGTTTATCAAGAACAGAAGCTAAACAAATGATTGAAGCTTATTTTGAGACTTATCCAAAGTTGAAAGAATATATGGCGGAACAGGTAAGTAAAGCACGTGAATTAGGTTATGTAGAAACGATTTTGGGGAGAAAACGTCATTTAAAAGATATCAATTCCAATAATTTTGTTGTACGGGGACATGCTGAAAGAAATGCGGTGAATGCACCGGTTCAAGGGAGTGCTGCTGATGTTGTGAAAATGGCTATGATTAAAATTGACCAACAATTAGAAGAGCAAAATCTTCAGACTAAAATGTTGCTGCAAGTACATGACGAATTGGTATTTGAAGCTCCGATTGAAGAAATTGAAGCGGCTTCTAAATTAATTAAAACCGAAATGGAAAGTGCCATTGAAACACAGGTTCCTTTACTGGTTGAGGTTGGCGTTGGAAATAATTGGCTGGAGGCGCATTAA
- a CDS encoding polymorphic toxin-type HINT domain-containing protein, with amino-acid sequence MEEQYLTEKHYLVCSKGMAPKQMKVTSQNFTYMSGNLAATEKDTLKNNNFLCLGSVAFIAGAAAGICCCIPGPGWLVAALIAAVILAAIAIGYIKCKSAATQRIWTKQAEALEINGHKAITLSSIMMCPVEGGTITPKETVWEAWGSAALTNLGHVANFAFGFLAGRGLGGMTIGATSAAGGMTAMATRQGAAAFGKEFGRQFLNTARKEMIEQFTFKGFMRASTFCKIMRGLGIGGAYYEQYNIWSSDQDTLDKLKESSVALILSVFAAKGASLVCFPAGTKVHTQDGLANIEDLFEGDFVLTYNELTKEQEYKPILKKHERFTLQMLSIELPTGEFIQVTPEHRFFCNDEWIEARELQPGDMLHLKGGDYTTVISKETLPHYEKVYNFDIESNENYYVTEDGILVHNGCKPEAGTPQHKDQAWEDYQERGGEWDYNRWSNTYESNILNAKKGNAAADAYHENIGWGKREVTVEVELDGNTVNRRLDIADVKKQKGVEVKSGNYFSRTEDIMYEIERDKQLVKDGWKIEWRIEGGASQPLLDELKNAGITVSHIKP; translated from the coding sequence ATGGAAGAACAGTATCTTACCGAAAAACATTACTTAGTATGCAGTAAAGGAATGGCTCCTAAGCAAATGAAAGTAACGAGTCAGAACTTTACTTATATGAGTGGTAATTTAGCCGCTACTGAGAAAGATACATTAAAAAATAATAACTTTCTTTGTCTGGGAAGTGTAGCGTTTATTGCAGGAGCTGCAGCAGGGATTTGCTGTTGTATTCCTGGACCAGGGTGGCTTGTTGCTGCGTTGATTGCAGCTGTTATTCTGGCAGCCATTGCGATAGGGTATATCAAATGTAAATCTGCAGCTACCCAAAGAATCTGGACAAAACAGGCAGAAGCTTTGGAAATTAATGGGCATAAGGCAATTACTTTATCTTCCATAATGATGTGTCCTGTAGAAGGTGGAACTATTACTCCAAAAGAAACGGTTTGGGAAGCATGGGGAAGTGCTGCCTTAACCAATTTAGGACACGTTGCTAATTTTGCCTTCGGGTTTCTCGCCGGAAGAGGATTAGGAGGAATGACGATAGGGGCAACTTCTGCTGCCGGAGGAATGACCGCAATGGCAACAAGACAAGGAGCCGCTGCTTTCGGAAAAGAATTTGGCCGTCAGTTTCTCAATACTGCGAGAAAAGAGATGATAGAACAGTTTACATTCAAAGGATTTATGAGAGCTTCTACGTTCTGTAAAATTATGCGTGGATTGGGAATTGGAGGAGCCTATTATGAACAATATAATATTTGGAGTAGTGATCAGGATACTTTGGATAAACTAAAGGAAAGTAGTGTTGCGTTAATCCTTAGTGTTTTTGCAGCTAAAGGAGCTAGCTTGGTTTGCTTTCCTGCAGGAACAAAAGTGCATACTCAGGATGGATTAGCCAACATAGAAGATCTGTTTGAAGGTGATTTTGTACTTACTTATAATGAGCTCACGAAAGAACAGGAATATAAACCGATTCTGAAAAAGCATGAAAGATTTACATTACAAATGCTCTCCATTGAATTGCCAACAGGAGAATTTATACAGGTAACACCAGAGCACCGGTTTTTCTGTAATGATGAATGGATTGAGGCAAGAGAGCTACAGCCGGGAGATATGCTTCATTTAAAAGGAGGCGATTATACTACGGTAATCAGCAAAGAAACTTTGCCCCATTATGAAAAAGTTTATAATTTTGATATCGAAAGCAATGAAAACTATTATGTAACCGAAGATGGAATATTGGTCCATAATGGGTGTAAACCGGAAGCAGGTACACCACAACATAAAGACCAGGCCTGGGAAGACTATCAGGAAAGAGGCGGAGAATGGGATTATAACAGATGGAGCAATACTTATGAATCCAATATACTTAATGCTAAGAAAGGAAATGCTGCAGCAGATGCTTATCATGAGAATATTGGCTGGGGTAAACGTGAAGTAACCGTTGAAGTAGAGCTGGATGGAAATACAGTTAACAGAAGATTGGATATTGCAGATGTGAAAAAACAAAAAGGAGTAGAGGTAAAATCCGGTAATTATTTCTCAAGAACTGAAGATATTATGTATGAGATAGAAAGAGATAAGCAGCTGGTAAAAGATGGATGGAAAATAGAATGGAGAATTGAAGGAGGGGCTAGCCAGCCTTTATTGGACGAATTGAAAAATGCAGGTATAACCGTATCACATATAAAACCTTAA
- a CDS encoding type VI secretion system Vgr family protein, which translates to MFKDDQSVKLPGSKAVKSPMTEKIGEAAKTKAVQKATDKLQEQSGEKVKKATQKLAQAQAYTGVVQNSSNLFMNQVVQPNAPAVVDNKVWSKQPTSKIHNAKAIPENQILGINRVVKLQIVIEGKIVKHFKHFKLTQSAVKHHEFDLTLAHDTLGSAENHNLEEAQNFLGKRITVVFKYKDVEDGPERSFIGVITEVGFSQEKGSLGNIVLTGYSPTVLLDAAPHIQSFGGGQEISLNSIADQVIKEGLGQNKFDFRVDSQHGNVSYSSQYEETHYNYLARIAEAYGEQFYYDGEVLHFGKLPPQEKPVKLTYGSSVSDIKIKMKAQHVNPTFYGYNSSKNEKLTTGSSKINHTSDIAKRAYEISEKIFTTPSLRVAPIKAVSFMDIDASQKGTAGSKASDVFITSGTTTVPFLYPGCVSDIEMRKTNSNETSYFTKLMIIEVSHEVDARGYYTGTFDAIASDTGFIPRPEFQQPKADAQFAKVISNTDPLNQGRIQVQFDWQNGASTTEFIRVMTPDAGGSDKVSKNRGFMAIPEVGDQVVVNFAHQHPDRPFVMGGMFHGGVGGGGGSGNNVKSLSSRSGNKLELNDGEGSVFLTDQGGANMKFDGAGNASTNANNDKTVNVGNNNTVKAGNTNMINVGDASILQMDKSGNVSLTANTEFKIVVGASTVVINKDGKITINGKEIVMDATDKITASGSNEFNIGSKTTNIAGKTEVKIGGPKVKINT; encoded by the coding sequence ATGTTTAAAGATGATCAATCGGTAAAATTGCCCGGTTCAAAAGCTGTAAAAAGCCCCATGACCGAAAAAATAGGAGAAGCAGCCAAAACAAAAGCAGTACAGAAAGCTACAGATAAGTTACAGGAACAGAGCGGCGAAAAAGTTAAAAAAGCTACTCAGAAACTTGCCCAGGCGCAGGCTTATACCGGAGTGGTTCAAAACTCATCCAATCTCTTTATGAATCAGGTTGTACAGCCTAATGCTCCTGCTGTTGTAGATAATAAAGTATGGTCGAAACAACCTACTTCCAAAATACATAATGCCAAAGCTATTCCTGAAAATCAAATTTTAGGTATTAACCGGGTGGTTAAACTTCAAATTGTTATTGAAGGGAAAATCGTTAAGCATTTCAAACACTTTAAGCTCACACAAAGCGCGGTTAAGCACCATGAATTCGATTTAACATTAGCCCATGATACCTTGGGGAGTGCTGAAAACCATAATTTAGAAGAAGCTCAGAACTTTTTGGGAAAACGGATTACCGTAGTTTTCAAATACAAAGATGTTGAAGATGGTCCTGAAAGGAGCTTTATAGGAGTCATTACAGAAGTAGGATTCAGCCAGGAAAAAGGAAGTTTGGGAAATATAGTACTTACCGGATATAGTCCTACCGTTCTTCTGGATGCTGCTCCTCATATCCAAAGTTTTGGAGGCGGACAGGAAATAAGCCTGAACAGTATTGCTGATCAGGTGATTAAAGAAGGTTTGGGACAGAATAAATTTGATTTCAGAGTAGATTCACAACACGGGAATGTTTCTTACAGTTCTCAATATGAAGAAACCCATTATAACTATCTGGCAAGGATCGCTGAGGCTTATGGAGAGCAGTTTTATTATGATGGTGAAGTATTACATTTTGGAAAACTTCCCCCTCAGGAAAAACCCGTTAAGCTAACTTATGGAAGCAGTGTAAGCGACATAAAAATAAAAATGAAAGCTCAGCATGTCAACCCTACTTTTTATGGCTACAACAGCAGTAAAAATGAAAAGCTGACCACCGGGAGCTCAAAAATTAATCATACTTCGGATATCGCTAAAAGAGCGTACGAAATTTCAGAAAAGATATTTACTACCCCCTCTTTAAGAGTCGCTCCGATAAAAGCTGTTTCATTTATGGATATTGATGCTTCTCAGAAAGGAACCGCTGGAAGTAAAGCTTCCGACGTGTTTATTACCTCGGGAACCACTACGGTCCCATTTTTATATCCGGGATGCGTTTCGGATATCGAGATGCGTAAAACGAATAGCAACGAGACCTCTTATTTTACCAAATTAATGATTATTGAGGTAAGCCATGAAGTGGATGCAAGAGGTTACTATACAGGAACATTTGATGCTATTGCCTCAGATACAGGTTTTATTCCCCGTCCGGAGTTTCAGCAGCCTAAAGCAGACGCTCAGTTTGCTAAAGTAATTTCCAATACCGATCCATTGAATCAAGGAAGGATACAGGTACAGTTCGATTGGCAAAACGGAGCTTCCACAACAGAATTTATCAGAGTAATGACACCGGATGCGGGAGGCAGTGATAAGGTAAGTAAAAACAGAGGATTTATGGCGATTCCTGAAGTAGGAGATCAGGTGGTCGTTAATTTTGCCCATCAGCATCCCGACCGTCCTTTCGTTATGGGTGGAATGTTCCATGGAGGAGTAGGTGGCGGTGGCGGATCCGGGAATAATGTTAAAAGTTTAAGCAGCAGAAGTGGAAATAAGTTGGAGCTGAATGATGGAGAAGGTTCTGTTTTTCTTACAGACCAGGGAGGTGCGAATATGAAATTTGATGGGGCAGGAAATGCATCAACCAATGCGAATAATGATAAAACAGTAAACGTAGGAAATAATAATACGGTAAAGGCTGGAAATACCAATATGATTAACGTAGGGGATGCTTCTATTTTACAAATGGATAAATCAGGAAACGTTTCACTTACAGCCAATACAGAATTTAAAATCGTAGTAGGAGCCAGTACCGTTGTCATCAATAAAGATGGAAAAATCACAATCAATGGTAAAGAAATCGTTATGGATGCTACCGATAAAATTACAGCTTCTGGCAGTAATGAATTTAATATAGGAAGTAAAACAACGAATATTGCAGGGAAGACAGAAGTAAAAATAGGAGGTCCAAAAGTAAAAATCAATACTTAA
- the tssD gene encoding type VI secretion system tube protein TssD, whose protein sequence is MAANSRGILKFNGSEGQKLLKLNYSVSRSTDVSGRVASDPSNAIIKLTIEATEKSDILESLLNGKYKPTSGEITFNKSHEEGTLITLNWENGYVIQHEVDFDAVDENSMLISFVVSAEKINYGNAAYEGVWPGN, encoded by the coding sequence ATGGCAGCAAATTCAAGAGGAATCTTAAAATTCAACGGAAGCGAAGGTCAGAAACTTTTAAAGCTAAATTACAGCGTTTCAAGATCTACTGACGTTTCAGGACGAGTAGCATCAGATCCATCTAATGCTATCATTAAACTCACTATAGAAGCTACAGAAAAATCTGATATTCTGGAAAGCTTATTAAATGGAAAATATAAACCGACAAGTGGCGAAATTACATTCAATAAATCTCATGAAGAAGGGACATTGATTACTTTGAACTGGGAAAACGGTTATGTAATTCAGCACGAAGTAGACTTCGACGCAGTAGACGAAAACAGTATGTTGATCAGCTTTGTAGTAAGCGCAGAAAAAATCAACTATGGTAATGCTGCTTATGAAGGTGTATGGCCAGGGAACTAA